CAAATCTCAAAAAACAAATCTTTTGTAATCACAAATCGCCCAATTTTTCAATTTTTATACTATCTACCTCTAGCATAGCTTGATTATTACTTTCAAATTCAAGTCTTAATCGAAGTCTACCTTCATTAACTTCAACTAATTCTTCATATTCAACAAATTCATCTCCATATTCAAGTTCAATTACAGATTGATTATTTGTAACAAGAATTAATCTAGACTTGTGTGCTGGTTTACTTGATTGCTTTGCTATAATACTTACCTTGTATATTCCATCTTCTAATGAAGAAATTGATTGCTCTAAATATTCAATCGCATTCTCACCTTCTATTATCAAATGGTTATTTTTAACTATAGCAATGCTATTATTACTCATCCAACCTTTTAAACCTGATGTAAAATCTCCATTAACTAATTTATCTATTGAATTATTGTTTACAATTTCTATCGACTTAGTAAAATCAATATTTTCAATTTTTATTTCATTTTTATCAAAAAATATCATATCCCAATATTCAATGATGGGAATTTTTATTTCTAGATATTTTCCATATTCATCTTCAAAATATTCTGGATATAAATTAATAATTTTGGAACTCAATCCAGTATCTGGCGATGTTAAATATGCAGTTTCATATTTCTCATCTGTGTAGTATTTTAAAGTAAAGTCATTGACAATTCTTGGCTTCATTTTTTCACCATCATTAGATCGCCAAGTGTTATCCATTACATCTAATAAATTTATAAGATGAATTACTTCATAATTATCATCTTCTTTAGAATAGCCCCAAATTGTATTTGCTTCTCCGTTATTAGAAAAATTCAATGAGTCTATAAGTATCTTTTTTTCATTATCTTCCAGTCCGTCTCTTAATAAATTTTGATAGGCAACTATGAAATTTTGATAATCTTTTTGCTTTTTTTGATGTACTTCTGTCATATATAAATTCCTACTAGGGAAATATTCATTAGATAACATTTGATTGCCATCACCAATTTCAATTCTTGAACCACCAGCAGAATAAACAGCTGCATCCATTAATAGAACAGCAGATTCATTAAACGGTAGATTAGAAAGATTCTTAGCGTAATCATAGTGAATATATGCTGGAACTATGAGCGATTTCCCTCCACTTTCTTTTCTCGTTTGATCTATTTCCATCTTAATAGAGTAATAAGTATCATACTGATTTCCTTCACTATCTCTATCCCACGGCCATATTTCTGCATATAGAACATCAACATTTGATTGATTGACTAGTTCAATGCCTTGTGCTCCAACAGGATTAAAAACTAAATCATATTGGCTACCTAAACGCTCTTTAACAATATTAAGGAACTCTCTATAACTGTCTTTTACATATTTCCCTTTATTCTCATCTCCGATGTCATCATAAGACCACATTTTCCCCCACTCACCAACCGTATCACCATGCCACCCATCAAAACCCATAATTTTCATTGCATCTATGTTTTTATCAATAATATAATTTTGCCAATTTGGATTATCAATATCGAAAAAATACAGATTGCTCTGTCCAGTCGGACTATACCCCATCGAAAATGTAAATGGGTCTCCTTTC
This window of the Fundicoccus culcitae genome carries:
- a CDS encoding glycoside hydrolase family 66 protein, translated to MKIKWCVLTLIFMIYFNNSGIVIASEHHFEVIDRIILDKARYIPGEVAKIEVTFIDNLNDEVEVNLSLIHLDKLIDESNIIVDLNNNNNVIFNIPVGSNDYLGYLLFVEIYSVDGKFIDSETSALDVSSSWHKFPRYGYLTDYQSNIDTQLVINQMKDWQFNAIEFYDWKYLHQQPIPPNDEMVWEDWAGRKVDGNIVKSYINDAKRLGISSLSYNMVYGATNNYRKFGIEDEWRLFYAEDHGELGKMKGDPFTFSMGYSPTGQSNLYFFDIDNPNWQNYIIDKNIDAMKIMGFDGWHGDTVGEWGKMWSYDDIGDENKGKYVKDSYREFLNIVKERLGSQYDLVFNPVGAQGIELVNQSNVDVLYAEIWPWDRDSEGNQYDTYYSIKMEIDQTRKESGGKSLIVPAYIHYDYAKNLSNLPFNESAVLLMDAAVYSAGGSRIEIGDGNQMLSNEYFPSRNLYMTEVHQKKQKDYQNFIVAYQNLLRDGLEDNEKKILIDSLNFSNNGEANTIWGYSKEDDNYEVIHLINLLDVMDNTWRSNDGEKMKPRIVNDFTLKYYTDEKYETAYLTSPDTGLSSKIINLYPEYFEDEYGKYLEIKIPIIEYWDMIFFDKNEIKIENIDFTKSIEIVNNNSIDKLVNGDFTSGLKGWMSNNSIAIVKNNHLIIEGENAIEYLEQSISSLEDGIYKVSIIAKQSSKPAHKSRLILVTNNQSVIELEYGDEFVEYEELVEVNEGRLRLRLEFESNNQAMLEVDSIKIEKLGDL